CCGTCATGGCGGCGATCAGGTCGGAGTCCAGCACACCTGCCGACAGCTCCTGGTCAGTCGGGCGGGCCGGAGCCGGCACCGCCACCGTGGGCACCACCAGCACGTCGACGTCCGCGAAGACGGCCGCGAAGGAGTCAGCGAGCGCCGCACGCACCTGCTGCGCCCGGACGTAGTCGGCGCCAGTGATGTTGGGTGCCTGGGCCATTGCGGTCACCACGTCGGGGGAGAGCGCGTCCGGCTGCTCGTCCAGCACCTCCCACATGCCGGCGACCAGCTCCGAGATGGCGGTGACGTACCCGGCGACCGGCGCCAGATCGACCCGGTCGAGGGCGACCTCGGTCGGCCGCAACTCGGCAGCCACGGCACGGCACGGCCCATCGACCGCCGGGTCTGGCGTGCCCCACCAGGACCAGTCCACGCCCCAGCGCAGCGGCGCATCACTCACCGGCAGCCGGGTGTCGGCCAGCACCTCCACCATCGTCACCAGATCGGCCGTCGACCGGGCCAGCGGTCCGACGTGGTCCAGGGAGAACCACCCCACGTGCATCGAGCCATCTGTGGGGACCAGGTCCCAGCTGGGTTTGTGGCCGAACACGCCGCAGGTGGCGGCCGGAATCCTGATCGAGCCGCCGCCGTCGCTGCCGACGCCAGCGGTGACCAGGCCTGCCGCCACCGCCGCGCCCGTCCCGCTCGAGGAGCCGCCGGGCAGCCGGGTCAGGTCGTGCGGATTGCGAGGCGTCGGCTGGGCGGTGTTCGTCCCGGTAGGGGACAGGCCCAGCTCGGTGGTGTGGGTCTTGCCCGCGATGATCGCGCCGGCCGCCCGGAGCCGGGTGACCAGTGTCGCCTCCGCCTCACCGTGGACCGACAGCGCCCGCGTCCCCCCGAAGGTCCGATAGCCCCTGACGGCGAAGAAGTCCTTGATCCCGACCAAGACACCATCCAACGGTCCGACCGGCGCCCCGTCCCCCCACCGGGTCGTCGAGGCGGCGGCCTGCGCCATCACGTCGTCGGCATCGACAGCCCGGAAGCTGGCCAGGGTCCCCACCACGGGATCGGCTGCCAGGAACCGTTCGGCCACAGCGGTGGGGGTGGTGACTCCGTCGCGGTAGGCCCGATGCAGATCCGCGACGGTGGTCATCGCCGGGGCGGAGTCGCGGGTGCGTCGAGGCTGCCCGGACCGCGCTCAGGACGTGGGGGGCCGAGATCTGGCTGGACCGGGCCGAGCCGCGCGTCCCGCAGCTCATCCAGGCCGAGCAGAGGACGGCCGACCGCCCGGACGCCAGCCGCCAGGACCGGGACTCCGGCTGCCTTGGCCGACAGCTGCAGCGCTCGGCCGGTCAGCCGCGTGGGTCGCATCAGTAGAGGCCGGCCCGCTTGACGTGTTGCAGGAACGGCTTGGCGGACGTCGGCAGCTTCAGGTAGTCCACCTCCGCCTCCCAGACGCGGAGGAGCTGCTGCCAGGTGACCTCACGAAGCTGGACGGTCTTGGCCGCTGGCTGGTGGGGGAGCTCGTCGGCCAGGTTGGCGCGGAGCTGCTCCATCCGCCTGCTGATCACGTCGGCCGCGGGAGAGCCGGCCCGGTACACCGTGGCCACCGCCAGCGTCTTGGAGAGGTTCCTGGCTTGTTCGAGGCCGGCGTCGACCAACTCGAGCAGCCGGTCACGGCCCTTGGCCCCACGATCAGCCCGGTCCATAGCGGTGTCGACCAGGCAGAGCACGTCGGGCGACTCGATGCGGATCGGCACCTCGATGGGGGCTCGGAACCCCGCGATGTCCTCCTCGCTGGCGCCGGCTGCGAGGGCCCGCTCGCGGACCGTGGCCAGGTACCCGCGGGAGGGTTGCAGCTTGGCTGCGTCGTGAGTCCCGGTCCACAACTGCAGGCGGACGGGCGCGGCGACCCCGGTGCCTCCGAACTGCTGCAGACGGTAGGCCAGCCAGTCCTGATCGAAGTGGGTCTCCAGCGACTGGAAGATGTTCCAGGTCAGCAGGTCCGGGTGGATCGGGTCCCGTCGGGCGGCAGCGAAGCGGTCCGCTCCCAACTGGGCGCGGGCCTGGTCCTCCCAGAACAGCGGCATCGGTTGTGTCGTGATCACCCGGGCATCGTACTGCCTGGTCCCGTCCGGGCCGCCACCTGCCGCTCGACGGGTTCGCTACGCCTCGGGGACGGCGGGGGGTTCCGGGAGGTCGATGTCCGGGTCGTCGGCGTCCGCCCGTTCGATCTCCTCACGGGTCAGGCCCAGCATGAACAGCACCGCGTCGAGGTAGGGGACATTGACCGCCACCTCGGCCTGCTCCTGCACGACCGGCTTGGCGTTGAAGGCGATGCCGAGCCCCGCAGCGGACAGCATGTCCAGATCGTTGGCCCCGTCGCCCACCGCAACGGTCTGGGACAGGGGAACCCCAGCCTCCACCGCGACCGACTCGAGCAGCTTGGCCTTGGCCCGGCGGTCCACGATCGGGCCGACCAGCCGGCCGGTGAGCCGGCCGTCCTCCACCTCCAGGGTGTTGGCGTAGGTGTAGTCCACACCGAGCTCCCGAGCCAACGGATCGGTGATGGCGTCGAACCCTCCAGAGACCATCGCGGTCACGTAGCCGAGCCGGGACAACGTCCGCAGGATCGTTCGGGCCCCGGGCATCAGGCGCAGGTCCCGTCGGACGTCGTCCAACGCCTCCGCCGGGCAGCCCTCCAGCAGGGCGACGCGGGTCCGCAGGGACTCCTCGAAGTCCAGCTCGCCGGCCATGGCTCGAGCGGTCACGGCCTGCACCTCGCCGGCACAGCCGGTGTGCTCCGCCAGCATCTCGATGACCTCGCCGTCCACCAGCGTGGAGTCGACGTCGAAGACGATCAGGCGCTTGGCACGTCGATACAGGCCGGCACGCTGGACCGCCACGTCGACCCGAGCGGCTGCGGCGACCGGTCCGATGACCCGATTGAGCTCCTGGGTGTCAGCGACCCCGCTGACCAGCAGCTCGAACGACAGCACCGGGTACCTGGACAGCCGCTCGATGCGGTCGATGTTGCCCCCCACTGCGGCGATCTGGGCGGTGATGTCAGCGATGGCCTGGGGGCGCAGCGGCTGGCCCAGGATGTTGACGTGGTGCATCTGCTGCGGGTCACGGTGCGATCGGCGATGCCGCGCCACCTGCTCCAGCTCGCAGGTCACGCCCTTCGCCGCACCGATGGCCGCGATCCGGGTGCGGAGCGGCTCGATGTCGGCCGGCGGAACCGCCAGGATGCCCAGGACCAGGCGGTCTTGGATGACGACCTGCTCCATGTCGAGGATCCGTGCCTCGGCGTCTGCGAGCGCCGCACAGAGTTCGGTGGTCAGGCCAGGGCGGTCACGGCCAGTTACGGTGATCAGCAGGGCTGCGGCATTGTCCACGGTCCTCTAGGGTGCCGGTCGGCCCATGGATCGCATCCCCAAACCGGCAGAACTCCTTGCGGCGCGGCCCGCGTGCGTGGAGCTGTTCGAGACCCTGCAGCGCTGGTTCGACGTGCCCGAGACGCTGCCACTCAGCCTGGCCGACATCGACAGCGGCAACCGCGAACTGGTCGACGTCCAGTACGTCATGGGACTGGCGATGCGCAAGCTGCAGGCGTTCCACCTGTTGACGTCCAGCCGCGTGGCGACGACCAGCGACGTGGTGCTGACGATCGCGCAGGACCTGGAACGCGCCCTGCAGCAGGCCCCTCGCGCCCGGCTCCGTCGCGAGGCTGCCAAGACCGACTGGGACGCCGAGCTTGCAGCCTTGGATGGTCTCGCGACCGCGGACGACGACGTGCCTGCGACAACCGGGCCCCTCGACGAGGAGGACGAGACGGGCTCCGTGGAGCTGCTCGACGCGGAGAGCCGGTCCTTCCGCGAGGCGCACAAGCTGATCCGGGCCGCCGCGCAGGCGGTCCTGCGCGCCTCAGACGGCCGGATCAAGCGGCTGGAGTAGCCTCCGCCCGCACCTGAGCCCGCCGCTCGGCGCTGACCAGAGGGACGGCTCACCTCGGTGTCGGAGGTGCGGCGACGTCTGTCAGCTCCCACTCGACACTCCCCTCCGCATCCACCTGTTGGACCTCAATCGTCCCGACTGACCCATCGGTTGCCCGGGCCCGGCAGACGAAGACCGTTCCGGCCTCCGGCTGGACTCCCCGGGGGCACTCCACCGCGCTGATGTCGATCCCCTCGGCCTGCGCCTCCAGACCGGCCTCGATCTCCGACTCGAGCTGCTCGGTGTCCAGCCCGCCGAACGACAGCGACACATCGCCGCAGCCGCCGAGCAGAACACCGACCGCGATGCACGCCAGCCCCCTCGCCAGACCGACCAGTCGTCCCATCGGTCCCCATCCTTCCACGGCGACATACTGGCCCGGAGTGAACATCATCGACCTCGTGCTCGGCGTGCTGCTGCTGGGTGCCGCGATCCGCGGGTGGCGGCAAGGAGCGCTCAGCCAGGTGTTCGCCTTCGGCGGGGCAGCCGTCGGCCTGGTCCTCGGCGGGATGGTCGCGCCGAGCGTCGCCGCCCAGTTCGTCGATCGGCCAGGCGTGGCGTTGTCGCTGGCGACCTTCGCCATCCTGATCGCGGCGATCCTCGCCGGGCAGGCGCTCGGCTTCTACCTGGGCTACCGGCTGCGGACGGCCGCCGAGTCGAAGGGGGTGGGCGTCGCGGACTCGTTGGCCGGGATCGTCGTGGGGCTCTCCACGCTGGTGGTGACCCTGTGGATCGCCGCGTCGGTCCTGGCCAACGGACCCTCGGCGCCGATCGCCCGGGTGATCCAGGGTTCGACGATCCTCGCCCAGATCGACGACACCCTCCCGCCACCGCCGGACATCTTCGGTCGCGTCGCCTCGTTCCTGGACACCCAGGGCTTCCCCCAGGTGTTCGCCGGTCTGGGGGGCTCGACCGCGCC
The sequence above is a segment of the Euzebya tangerina genome. Coding sequences within it:
- a CDS encoding amidase, with product MTTVADLHRAYRDGVTTPTAVAERFLAADPVVGTLASFRAVDADDVMAQAAASTTRWGDGAPVGPLDGVLVGIKDFFAVRGYRTFGGTRALSVHGEAEATLVTRLRAAGAIIAGKTHTTELGLSPTGTNTAQPTPRNPHDLTRLPGGSSSGTGAAVAAGLVTAGVGSDGGGSIRIPAATCGVFGHKPSWDLVPTDGSMHVGWFSLDHVGPLARSTADLVTMVEVLADTRLPVSDAPLRWGVDWSWWGTPDPAVDGPCRAVAAELRPTEVALDRVDLAPVAGYVTAISELVAGMWEVLDEQPDALSPDVVTAMAQAPNITGADYVRAQQVRAALADSFAAVFADVDVLVVPTVAVPAPARPTDQELSAGVLDSDLIAAMTAYTFPANLCGLPAASVPVGVTQGSGSWPRGLPVGLQVIGPRGGDAMVLSACAALERAGLAVRPHPVAEHATLDP
- the serB gene encoding phosphoserine phosphatase SerB; its protein translation is MDNAAALLITVTGRDRPGLTTELCAALADAEARILDMEQVVIQDRLVLGILAVPPADIEPLRTRIAAIGAAKGVTCELEQVARHRRSHRDPQQMHHVNILGQPLRPQAIADITAQIAAVGGNIDRIERLSRYPVLSFELLVSGVADTQELNRVIGPVAAAARVDVAVQRAGLYRRAKRLIVFDVDSTLVDGEVIEMLAEHTGCAGEVQAVTARAMAGELDFEESLRTRVALLEGCPAEALDDVRRDLRLMPGARTILRTLSRLGYVTAMVSGGFDAITDPLARELGVDYTYANTLEVEDGRLTGRLVGPIVDRRAKAKLLESVAVEAGVPLSQTVAVGDGANDLDMLSAAGLGIAFNAKPVVQEQAEVAVNVPYLDAVLFMLGLTREEIERADADDPDIDLPEPPAVPEA
- a CDS encoding DUF4333 domain-containing protein, yielding MGRLVGLARGLACIAVGVLLGGCGDVSLSFGGLDTEQLESEIEAGLEAQAEGIDISAVECPRGVQPEAGTVFVCRARATDGSVGTIEVQQVDAEGSVEWELTDVAAPPTPR